A segment of the Denticeps clupeoides chromosome 2, fDenClu1.1, whole genome shotgun sequence genome:
gaaggtgccaccgaggtccacTTGATGatggtcccgtccccacacactgttccccgggcgcctgtcatggtgtccactgtcaccaaggatgatggttaaatacagaggacacgtttcaccgtgtcaccgtgtgctgcgctgctgtgtttaACCATTTTAGTCGGTACCTCTACCTCTAGTGGAAATAAAGTTAATTACCTGGCAGCTCCATTTACCCAGACTGGAACCGGAACTTCAGAATTAAAATCTGGAAAGTTAACACTGACATAGATTGTGGGTTTTTTGCACGCATTGTCGAGGGTGTGGCCGTGGGTGTGTCCCCTTCTGCGTGACCGTGTCCTACACCTGTGTTGCAGGTAAAATGGCTGTCCCTCCAGCATTCAGCGACCTTGGCAAATCGGCAAAGGACGTCTTCAACAAAGGCTACGGTACGACACCCGAACGATTTTCTATCGCTCAcaaatatcatttatttatttatttatttatttatttatttatttatttatttaatatgcattctttttttttctaatcccAAGGCTTCGGTTTGGTCAAACTCGACGTCAAGACCAAGTCTGCCAATGGCGTGGTACGTCCgtcttacattaacatttacgccgtttaccagacggccgtatccagagcgacttacaacgtgcttccgtgtcaccatggatgaagtggtcagttcagggtcactaggacccccaactatgaatacaatctttttattcactctgttctagtttctatacagaagaaggttacaagttcatctaaatcttctctaaagaggaaggtcttgagctgccgtgtgaaggtgctcagtgactgagctggaagttcattccaccaccgaggggccaagacggagaagagtctagatgagcgtcttcctcgtacctttcgtgacctttttttttttttttttttttttgtctgtctcaTCGTCAGGAGTTCAAAACATCCGGTTCGTCCAACACCGACACCAGCAAAGTCACCGGGAACTTGGAGACCAAGTACAAGTGGGCGGAGTACGGGCTGACCTTCACCGAGAAGTGGAACACGGACAACACCCTGGGCACCGAGATCACCGTCGAGGATCAGGTGTGACGAGCGGTGAAAAGCTGGTAAAATGTCCAGTGGAGCTGATTTTGGGGTGGCTTTTGACGACTTCTTATGCTTTCCAGATTACCAAAGGCCTCAAACTTACGTTTGACACGACCTTCTCACCAAATACTGGGTAAACGTCACCGCGATTGTGGTGTTTAGCCCCTCGCACCGAGTAAGAAGGGTCCGAactggtagtttttttttgttcgtgtTCGACAGGAAGAAGAGCGGTAAGGTGAAGACGGCCTACAAGCGCGAGTTCGTGAACCTCGGCTGCGACGTGGACTTCGACTTCGCCGGGCCCACCATCCACGGCGCCGCCGTGCTCGGGTACGAGGGCTGGCTGGCCGGCTACCAGATGTCCTTCGACACGGCCAAGTCCAAGATGACCCAGAACAACTTCGCCATCGGCTACAAGACCAGCGACTTCCAGCTGCACACCAACGTGTGAGCGCCCCCGTTCCTCCCCGCCGCGTCACGCCGCGCACGAGCTGTTACTCGCACGACTAACGAATGGCGCGTTTTGCTTCGGCAGCAACGACGGCACCGCGTTCGGCGGCTCCATCTACCAGAAAGTGAACGACAAGCTGGAGACGGCGGTTAACCTGGCGTGGACGGCAGGAAGTAACGGCACGCACTTCGGCATCGCCGCCAAGTACCAGCTGGACGCCAGCGCCGCCATTAGCGTGAGTGACTGTGAGACGCGCGGCGTGTCTCCGAGTTCTGGCTTCCGGAATGaatctctctgtgtttttgtgttaattCGACAGGCGAAAGTGAACAACACCAGCCTGGTCGGAGTCGGCTACACTCAGACTCTCAGGCCGGGTACGTACCGTACGCGCTCTTTAAAACGAAACGCGGCGTCTCTCCAGAAGCTTCTATTTACAGCCGGTATCACTGCGGCGGAGGAGGCATGgaccaacacactgctccccgggcccctgtcatggtgcccactgctcactcagggtgattgttaaatgcagaggacacgtttcactgtgtgcaccgtgtgctgtgctgctgtgtctcgcaatgacaatcacgtaaTTTTATCACTTTTTCACTTGCAAGCGCAACGGGCGCCAGACTTACGAGGCTGAAGCGGCTCGGGTGTCACATGGGGGTCAAAGACAGTTTAACATAGGTGGGCGGGTTATACTGCTGACTCCGCCCACCAGCTTCTACCAATGAAAAGCTCTTGTTCCAGCTAAGATGAGTGGCGAACGTTTCTTCCTCCCGGTTCGCCAAAAACTCGCCACTTTATTCAAATGTCCGCACGCACGCAGCCAGCGTTCCTACGGCcatttaaaaacctggaaaatgaTGGAATATTTTTGAATACGAAACGAGCAATTAAAGTTCATGAACGTACGCCGTGGAGCGCACGCTTCTCCTGTACGACGTTTAAAAGCAGCGCAGGTCTGCGGTACCTTCGCTGGATGTACGTAGCGAGGCGCGGCGCGTGCTGCGCTGCTTCCGTATTCCACAGCGTACATTACAGCTGGTGACCCGACTGGGTCCCTGGTACTGCAGCTCGGAGGAAGAAACGCTGCCGATACGCTTCAGCTTTTCGGGGTCGGCATAGATTTAGTTGaacaattttctggtaaatttcacttttttttttattaaaaaaaagaaaagtaaattcttttctaaaaatatCTACAAATCCTGCACAGCTCTTTCACGTTGTCCAGAACGAGTCCctgattgattttatttattggtgATATATTTTCCCACGCCTCGCCGGGGACCAGCCGCTGTTTCACCATATCACCTGAGTGCTGGTTTAAAAACGTGGAAATGAAGCCTCGACCCGACCCATCGGGTCACGTGGGGTCGGGGTGACGCTGGTCTGCTCATTATAGTTTTACTGAATAATCACACAGATTTGAAGAATttaataaatttcatttatttaacttGTAGTCGTGCCGCTAACgttgacttcctgtctgccgCAGGCGTGAAGCTCACTCTGTCGGCGCTGGTGGACGGGAAAAGCATCAACGCCGGCGGGCACAAGCTGGGCCTGGGGCTGGAACTGGAAGCCTAACGCCCGCCGCCACACTTTCTGGGAATTCTGGGACGCGTTCCACCAGCAGGGACGAAGCCACGCGACACCCGGCGCCGTCCGTGTTGTTCACTCCTTGTTAGTTATTCGCTGTGCGTTGATCCGAGATTTTAGCCCCTCCCAAAGTAAAAGAGAAAGGGACGCTTCGGTTCGGTGGCTGCGAGTGACCTCTTGTTGTCCCGGGGTGTGTGTCGTGGCGTCCTCCTCCCTGAACctcagctgtcctgcactgCAGTACTTCCTGTTGTACCTCGACCCGTTTTGCACACATTCAAGCATCCTCACTTACGCCTCTTATTCTGCTCGTTTAAggtgtctgtttctttttctttcttttttttttctgctcctccCTCCATATTGTAATTCCAGTCAGTCccgtctgtgtgttttttttttttttttttttttttttatatgccaaAAAAAGCGGATTTTCGGCCAGCGCGGACCTCTGCGTGTGTACGTGGCCGACAGGGATGTTGCTAGTTAACCTTGTGCTGTTCAGCTTGAAAATAAAGTTCTTTACATTTGTCCCACTCGAATTCCATCACTTCTTATTCCTAATCTGGGTCCAGTCACACCACCCACACCCACCTGCCTTGTGCCGTACCGTTGGAGGAAATACAGCGACAGTATGTAAACCCCACCCACAAAACAGCAGGGCGGGACTCCAACCTACAACCTTGGAGGGGTGTGACtagattatatatttatatatatatacagtacaggccaaaagtttggacaccttctcattcaacgtgttttctttatcttcatgaccatttacgttggtagattctcactgaaggcatcaaaactatgaatgaacacatgtggagttctggacttaacaaaaaaaggtgaaataagtgaaaacatgttttatattctagtttctttgctctgattactgctttacacactcttggcattctctcgatgagcttcaagaggtcgtcacctgaaatgcttctccaacagtcttgaaggagttcccagaggtgtttagcacttgttggtccagctcaccccaaaccatctggactgggttcaggtccggtgactgtggaggtcaggtctccactttttgttaagtacataagaaatctaccaacgtaaatggtcatgaagataaagaaaacacattgaatgagaaggtgtccaaacttttggcttctactgtacatgcacacacatacatacttgAAACGTGGCCTTTATTAAAAGTCTTGCTTATAAATGACTACTTGTAAACTGCAGATTCGATTATTTGGGCAACTTTATTAGCATGTAAGCTAATACATGCCAGTAAATGTAGCTCTGTGATTGGTCCACTGCTTCTCTGCTTGTGCATAATGAGCGACGCGGGGCTGGTTTAACGGTGACCCTGAATCAGACGTGCCGCTGCGCCTCTTCGTGTCTCACAGCTTGAAGGCCAACGTCAGTCCGTCCCCCACGGTCAGCATGCTGAGGCTGATCCGCGCGTCCTTGTGCAGCTTCTTATTCAGCTGGTCGATGGACTTGGTCTCGAGGTCGTCTTCAGCGGGACGGATCACCCTGCCGCTCCACAGGacctatatatacacacacatatcaatAACTAACAGGCTGTTGAAAGAGTCCTGAAAGCGCTCACGTTGTCGATGGCGATGATGCCGCCCTTCCTCAGCAGCCGCAGGGACCTCTCGTAGTAGCCGTCGTAGTTCTCCTTGTCCGCGTCGATGAAGACGAAGTCGTACGTCTCCGCCTCGCCGGCGGCCAGGAGCTCGTCTGCGCGTTGGGGAGAGAGAAGTGAAACGTCTGGCGCCCGGATGCCCGGCACGCACCATGGAGCGGAGCGGGGGATTACCCAGGGTCCTCAGCGCCGGCTGGAGCCGAAGGTCCACTTTATGGGCAACGCCGGCCTATGGACAGAGAAGAATTTCAAAGAAGGGTTGTCAGCAGGAAATGACCTTTCTTCTCAGAGGGGTGGCCTGGTGCTTAAttaagaggccccgtaatcagaaggttgccggttcgaatcccgatccgccgaggtgccactgagcaaagcaccgtccccacacactgctccccgggcgcctgtcatggccgcccactgttcaccaagggtgacgggttaaatgcagaggacaaatttcactgtgtgcaccgtgtgctgtgccgctgtgtatcacaagtgacaaacacttcactttcagaggGATGTTGCTTGAACGAGTTAAATATTCCCGTTTCGATGAGCAACACGCAGGTGAGTAAAAAGACCAGAGCTGATTGGGCGTAGGACACGTGGGCGCGGTGAGAGGGGCGGCCTGgctgccattttattttaatggctcGTTATTTGCGGTGCCATTAGCAGATCAATGATTAACCTAATCGGCGAACTTTGGAGCGGCGAAGGCGCGTTGCACTCAGCATTCAGAAAAGGGGGGAGAATAAAACATCGATTACCCGCagcaacaatcacttcacgaaagatgagggaaaaaaaaaccatgaacCTCCATTTTTGTACTTCTTGAATTTCATGTCAGGCTGCTGCATCGAGTTGTCAAGTCTGGGCAAGAATTACGAAACTAGGATCACACCCAGTTTCCCGGGACGCGCCGCTTCACCGTCTGTGgctttatatgctaatgaggaggagagagcgggacgaggaggagagcggcctatagaagttgaggggacattcgcggatatgacgtcatcaacaccgtccaccaaccacaatgtctggtacagacaggaagtcgtgtcgccgtctcgcgtgactgaactaaaaaatacgttggtgctcatttttacatccaaccacagagcaactgcagtggtgcacacgtttggaagccatgacggaaGGTGGAGAttatgttttaggggaggggtgggaaaaagaatttccccttatgacatcataaggggacaaattcaagagctgcctctctctgaatggtgaagcagaatgaccaaaccatcgccatttctagcccctgcaggactatagacaggctcggggaacgataaataatacatttcatgataggggacctttaaaacgcAACGTTTGCCGCTCCCACCGGGTTCTCACCTCCTTCCAGAAGGGCTTGCCGATGTTGGTGAACTCCTCGCTGACATCACAGGCCACCAGCCGGCCGTCTTGTGGCAGTGCGAGGGCAATGCTCAGGGCGTTGTACCCAGTGTACACCCCTGGGGCATAAAACCCGACACTGATCAGAACCAGAGTTCTTCATCTGACGTACTGGAGGCAACGGCACCCTGTACTCcatcatttaaatgcataacGCAGATGGTTACAGGTGATGGTGACCCTCACCGATCTCTATGGCCTTCTCGGCTCTGATCAGTCGGGCCAGGTTCGCCATGAACTGCGACTGTTCACAGGCCACCATGATCCTGTTCAGTTCGTCCTCCATCGtcctctgcaacacacacagtctcctcAAACTCTGGGTCCAACCAGACACGCAAAAGCCATTTATGGTGACCGATGACTTACAAGTCTGAGCTTCTTGAGGACCGGATGCTCCCTCATGGAGTTGTCCAGGACATACTGCATCAAGGCACTGGACCCAACGTGGCTCTTAAAAATATCCATCCTTAAGGCTTTAGATCTTCTCTTGCCTGTTGACACAGTGCATTATGATAACGTGCATGAAATTCGAGTTAGTAATGACGTTAACGCATTTACCCACGTAATACCCCACCGTGAGGAGCAGGCCGATGGTGGCACTGGCGACCAGCGCGTCCTTACTGACACCCCTCAGCGACATAGGACCGGCTCGACCGCGCGGCGCACCAATCTGGGTTATTACGGTAAACGTACGTTTAAGGGGGTGCAGTAGTAGGTGGATTACGGTTAATGACACAACGACCATATTACAATCACAAAGCGACACGATACAAAATGATATCTGCTTTTTATGATTACGGACGTAACAAGCACAGGCAACGTAACTCGTTTTGGGCTTTTAAAAGTAACAATTAGTGCgtgcatttatataaaatgcTTA
Coding sequences within it:
- the LOC114777122 gene encoding voltage-dependent anion-selective channel protein 2-like is translated as MTFDSSGTVFFLTCNNFVVLLLLLSSHISGRGRRVYTVQSGETRGTSPPSWGPSGVTRVLRDSDASPSRRPLVALRPQPLLVSRAQEGLISPPRPGKMAVPPAFSDLGKSAKDVFNKGYGFGLVKLDVKTKSANGVEFKTSGSSNTDTSKVTGNLETKYKWAEYGLTFTEKWNTDNTLGTEITVEDQITKGLKLTFDTTFSPNTGKKSGKVKTAYKREFVNLGCDVDFDFAGPTIHGAAVLGYEGWLAGYQMSFDTAKSKMTQNNFAIGYKTSDFQLHTNVNDGTAFGGSIYQKVNDKLETAVNLAWTAGSNGTHFGIAAKYQLDASAAISAKVNNTSLVGVGYTQTLRPGVKLTLSALVDGKSINAGGHKLGLGLELEA
- the LOC114784453 gene encoding catechol O-methyltransferase domain-containing protein 1-like, with translation MVVVSLTVIHLLLHPLKRTFTVITQIGAPRGRAGPMSLRGVSKDALVASATIGLLLTVGYYVGKRRSKALRMDIFKSHVGSSALMQYVLDNSMREHPVLKKLRLRTMEDELNRIMVACEQSQFMANLARLIRAEKAIEIGVYTGYNALSIALALPQDGRLVACDVSEEFTNIGKPFWKEAGVAHKVDLRLQPALRTLDELLAAGEAETYDFVFIDADKENYDGYYERSLRLLRKGGIIAIDNVLWSGRVIRPAEDDLETKSIDQLNKKLHKDARISLSMLTVGDGLTLAFKL